In Epilithonimonas zeae, a single window of DNA contains:
- a CDS encoding nucleotide sugar dehydrogenase, translating into MNHKITIIGLGYVGLPLARLFSTKYPVVGFDINEKRIADLNAGKDDTLEVEDDLLKSALVPNNPNFGETGLFCSNKFEDIADSNIYVVTVPTPVDKNNRPDLTPLYKASETVAKVLKKGDIVIYESTVYPGVTEEECIPVLEKNSGLKFNIDFFAGYSPERINPGDKLHTVEKILKVTAGSTPEIGKIVDDLYKSVIIAGTHLAPTIKVAEAAKVIENSQRDINIAFVNELAKIFNLMGIDTHDVLTAAGTKWNFLPFKPGLVGGHCIGVDPYYLAQKAQEFGYHPEIILAGRRMNDSMGQYVASETVKQMLRQDLKVNGSDVLVLGFTFKENCPDVRNTKVVDVVKNLEDYGINVSIYDPWANPEEVKHEYGLETSTKTPFKKYDAVVLAVSHKEFEDLNIKNLLSEKGIIYDVKGILAKEDGVKRL; encoded by the coding sequence ATGAATCATAAAATTACAATCATAGGTCTTGGTTATGTAGGTCTGCCCTTAGCAAGATTATTTTCTACAAAATATCCTGTTGTAGGATTTGATATTAATGAAAAAAGAATTGCAGATCTCAACGCAGGAAAAGATGATACGTTGGAAGTCGAAGATGATTTGTTGAAATCTGCATTGGTTCCAAACAATCCAAATTTTGGAGAAACAGGATTATTCTGTTCCAATAAATTTGAAGATATTGCAGATTCTAACATTTATGTTGTAACCGTCCCGACGCCTGTTGACAAAAATAATCGTCCGGATCTTACGCCACTTTACAAAGCCAGTGAAACAGTTGCTAAAGTGCTTAAAAAAGGTGACATTGTAATTTATGAATCGACAGTTTATCCTGGTGTAACAGAGGAAGAGTGTATTCCTGTGTTGGAAAAAAATTCGGGATTGAAATTCAATATTGATTTCTTTGCGGGTTATTCACCGGAAAGAATCAATCCAGGCGATAAACTTCATACCGTTGAAAAAATATTAAAAGTAACTGCCGGCTCTACTCCGGAAATCGGAAAAATCGTAGATGATCTTTACAAATCGGTGATTATTGCAGGAACTCATTTGGCGCCAACGATTAAAGTTGCAGAAGCGGCTAAGGTGATAGAAAATTCTCAAAGAGATATTAACATCGCATTCGTTAACGAATTGGCAAAGATTTTCAACTTGATGGGAATTGATACGCACGATGTTTTAACTGCTGCCGGCACAAAATGGAATTTCTTACCATTCAAACCAGGTTTAGTTGGTGGGCACTGTATTGGTGTAGATCCTTATTATTTGGCTCAGAAAGCTCAGGAATTTGGTTATCATCCGGAAATTATTTTAGCTGGACGTAGAATGAATGATTCTATGGGACAATACGTAGCCAGTGAAACGGTGAAGCAAATGCTAAGGCAGGATCTAAAAGTTAATGGTTCTGATGTTTTGGTTTTAGGCTTTACCTTCAAAGAAAATTGTCCTGATGTTAGAAACACAAAGGTCGTAGATGTTGTCAAAAATCTTGAGGATTATGGAATCAATGTTTCAATTTATGATCCTTGGGCTAATCCGGAAGAAGTCAAGCATGAATATGGTTTGGAAACTTCCACAAAAACACCTTTCAAAAAATATGATGCTGTAGTTTTAGCAGTTTCTCATAAAGAATTCGAAGATCTTAACATCAAAAATCTTCTATCCGAAAAAGGAATTATTTATGATGTAAAAGGAATTTTGGCAAAAGAAGATGGCGTAAAAAGACTGTAA
- a CDS encoding SDR family oxidoreductase — protein MNDFKDKLNSKNILVTGGAGFIGSNLCEELISLGANVTCLDNFSTGFRENLESIKDHSNFKLIEGDIRNLEDCKKACENQDFVLHEAALGSVPRSINDPITSNDVNVGGFLNMLVAARDANVKRFVYAASSSTYGDSESLPKVEDKIGKPLSPYAITKYVNELYADVFKRTYDFDTIGLRYFNVFGRKQNPNGAYAAVIPKFVMQLMNHESPVINGGGEYSRDFTYIDNVILMNLLALTSDNSESVNQVYNTAFGERTTLNDLVSNLKEYLSDFDPKIAEVEVIYGDYRKGDVPHSLASIDKAKNLLEYQPKHSMKEGLKEAVKWYWNNLK, from the coding sequence ATGAACGATTTTAAAGATAAACTTAATAGTAAAAATATTTTAGTCACAGGCGGAGCTGGTTTTATTGGTTCCAATCTTTGTGAAGAACTTATAAGTCTAGGCGCAAATGTAACTTGCCTTGACAACTTCTCCACAGGTTTCAGAGAAAATCTGGAATCCATAAAAGACCATTCGAATTTTAAATTAATTGAAGGCGATATCCGCAATTTGGAAGATTGTAAAAAAGCTTGTGAAAACCAGGATTTTGTATTGCACGAAGCAGCGCTTGGTTCTGTTCCAAGATCAATCAATGACCCCATTACAAGTAATGACGTGAATGTGGGTGGATTTCTTAATATGCTTGTAGCAGCTAGAGATGCCAACGTTAAAAGATTTGTTTATGCTGCAAGTTCATCAACTTATGGCGATTCTGAAAGTCTTCCAAAAGTTGAAGATAAAATTGGAAAACCATTGTCGCCTTATGCGATTACAAAATATGTCAACGAATTATATGCTGATGTTTTCAAAAGAACTTATGATTTTGACACCATTGGTTTGAGATATTTCAATGTATTTGGAAGAAAGCAAAATCCAAACGGCGCTTATGCAGCTGTTATTCCAAAATTCGTAATGCAATTGATGAATCACGAATCTCCTGTTATCAACGGCGGTGGAGAATACTCAAGAGATTTTACTTACATCGACAATGTTATTTTGATGAATCTTTTGGCTTTAACTTCCGACAACTCAGAATCTGTAAATCAAGTTTACAATACAGCTTTCGGAGAAAGAACAACTCTCAATGATCTTGTAAGTAATCTAAAAGAATACCTATCCGATTTCGACCCTAAAATTGCAGAAGTAGAAGTTATCTACGGCGATTATAGAAAAGGTGATGTTCCGCATTCTCTTGCGAGTATCGACAAAGCAAAAAATTTATTAGAATATCAGCCAAAACACTCTATGAAAGAAGGTTTGAAAGAAGCTGTAAAATGGTACTGGAACAATCTTAAATAA
- a CDS encoding NAD-dependent epimerase/dehydratase family protein: MIVGNGLIASLFKENDYKNTIFFASGVSNSLEDRPKEFLREENLIRKTISEYPKKLFIYFSTCSVYDSSKTGSDYVLHKLKMEQLIKSSCEKYLILRVSNAVGKGGNPNLLMNYLIRSINNNETINVHTKATRNLVDAEDIKNITFQLIEKSEFNKIVNVAYVQNYTIIEILEIIERFYDTKIHLNLIKNGSGYDINIPDVEDYFRINNLNNKESYLCRILEKYYS, translated from the coding sequence ATGATTGTAGGCAACGGTCTAATAGCTTCTTTATTCAAAGAAAATGATTATAAGAATACTATTTTCTTTGCATCTGGAGTTTCTAATTCGTTAGAAGATCGTCCGAAAGAATTTCTGAGAGAAGAAAACCTCATCAGAAAAACAATATCGGAATACCCCAAAAAGTTATTCATTTATTTCTCAACATGTAGCGTTTACGATTCCTCCAAAACAGGAAGTGATTATGTTCTTCATAAACTCAAAATGGAACAATTAATCAAAAGTTCCTGCGAAAAATATTTGATTCTAAGAGTAAGTAATGCCGTTGGAAAAGGTGGTAATCCTAACTTATTAATGAATTATCTTATCCGTTCCATCAATAATAATGAAACGATTAATGTTCATACAAAAGCAACAAGAAATTTAGTTGATGCAGAAGATATTAAGAACATTACTTTTCAATTAATTGAAAAATCAGAGTTCAATAAAATAGTGAATGTGGCTTATGTTCAAAATTATACCATCATTGAAATATTAGAAATCATTGAACGTTTTTACGACACTAAGATTCATCTTAATCTTATCAAAAACGGCTCTGGTTATGATATTAACATTCCCGATGTTGAAGATTATTTTAGAATTAACAATCTTAATAACAAAGAATCTTATCTTTGCCGAATCTTAGAGAAATATTACTCTTAA
- a CDS encoding glycosyltransferase family 4 protein — protein sequence MDKRIKIAIATNGRLKPMGTFSRNYIEYLPFAKIVLFGGFIPYFYMGTSQKQQKILRYWYSLLSLKNQTKLDKLIKNRFKKILQKEKVNCVLAEFMNTGSAIREACKELNIPIVANVLGYEIHQDAVVEKNHQEYRKLANYKSIVVPVAKNMIPKLKNVGFLDSQIIFSPLGARDEFFEINPDYSSKRFIAIGRFAEMKSPLSTIKAFHKVLKNFPNAKLTFAGDGELFEDTKNLVDQLSIQDSVEFVGWISPEEQINLLSKSAIFIQHSVTTSIGDAEGTPVAILEASAAGLPIVSTKHGGIVDTVIDGKTGYLVDENDWEEMGNRMEELLRSPELIEEFGQNGRQFILENFSMKKHIEEIEKAIRTIVKL from the coding sequence ATGGATAAGAGAATAAAAATTGCCATTGCAACAAACGGGAGATTGAAACCAATGGGAACCTTTAGCAGAAATTATATAGAATATTTACCTTTTGCAAAAATAGTGCTTTTCGGAGGTTTTATTCCTTATTTTTATATGGGGACATCTCAGAAACAACAAAAAATTCTTAGATATTGGTATTCCTTGTTATCACTAAAAAATCAGACAAAACTGGATAAGTTGATCAAAAACAGGTTCAAGAAGATTCTACAAAAAGAGAAAGTAAATTGTGTCTTAGCTGAATTTATGAATACCGGATCAGCAATAAGAGAAGCATGTAAGGAATTGAATATTCCTATTGTTGCTAATGTTTTGGGATATGAAATCCATCAGGATGCAGTTGTAGAAAAAAACCACCAGGAATATAGAAAATTGGCCAACTATAAATCTATTGTTGTACCCGTTGCAAAAAATATGATTCCTAAGCTGAAGAATGTTGGCTTCTTAGACAGTCAAATTATATTCTCTCCTCTTGGTGCTAGAGATGAGTTTTTCGAGATCAATCCAGATTATTCATCGAAAAGATTCATTGCGATAGGTAGATTTGCAGAGATGAAGTCTCCCCTTTCAACAATTAAAGCATTTCATAAAGTTTTAAAAAACTTCCCTAATGCAAAACTTACTTTTGCTGGTGACGGTGAACTTTTTGAAGACACAAAAAATCTCGTTGATCAACTGAGTATTCAGGATTCAGTAGAATTTGTAGGTTGGATTTCACCTGAAGAACAAATTAATTTGCTTTCCAAAAGTGCCATCTTTATCCAGCACTCTGTCACAACTTCTATTGGGGATGCAGAAGGTACACCAGTAGCAATATTGGAGGCTTCTGCAGCAGGACTTCCGATAGTTTCAACAAAACACGGAGGGATTGTTGATACAGTAATCGATGGAAAAACCGGTTATCTTGTGGATGAAAATGACTGGGAAGAAATGGGAAATAGAATGGAAGAACTTTTGCGTTCTCCGGAACTTATCGAAGAATTTGGGCAAAATGGCAGACAATTTATTCTCGAAAATTTTTCGATGAAAAAACACATCGAAGAAATTGAAAAAGCAATCCGAACTATAGTCAAATTATAA
- a CDS encoding glycosyltransferase family 2 protein yields the protein MKNNSPMLSVIMITYGQERYISKAIEGVFLQKTNFPVELIISNDASPDNTDEIINRIVPSAPANISVKYIKHIENLGPILNFQDSLNKAKGKYIAVCEGDDYWIDSNKLQFQVDFLEKNPEISLSYHRVKYLRNDEEIILPHHEGKNEVTISNIENLSKINYINTPSVVFRNNLVHYDTTVMTSKIGDYPLWMLLAEKGNIIYFPNIFAVYREGVGIQSSLSKTKQLETTNEMLFLLTEYFSERNNVLNNLENQIYNNKKKLEELLKRENYFFNILFSLKESFIYYKRKFF from the coding sequence ATGAAAAATAATTCACCAATGCTTAGTGTCATAATGATTACTTATGGCCAAGAACGTTATATTTCCAAAGCAATTGAAGGTGTTTTTTTGCAAAAAACCAATTTTCCTGTAGAATTGATTATTTCTAATGATGCCTCACCAGATAATACCGATGAAATTATTAATAGAATAGTTCCATCTGCTCCAGCCAATATTTCTGTAAAATATATAAAGCATATAGAAAACCTTGGTCCTATTCTTAATTTTCAAGATTCTTTGAATAAAGCAAAAGGAAAATATATCGCCGTATGTGAGGGAGATGACTATTGGATAGATAGTAATAAGTTACAGTTTCAAGTTGATTTTTTAGAAAAAAATCCGGAAATCTCTCTTTCATATCATAGGGTGAAATACCTTAGGAATGATGAAGAAATCATATTACCTCATCATGAAGGTAAAAATGAAGTAACCATTAGTAATATAGAAAACCTTTCAAAGATTAATTATATCAATACACCGAGTGTAGTATTTAGAAATAATCTAGTTCACTATGATACCACAGTAATGACTTCTAAAATTGGTGATTATCCACTATGGATGCTATTGGCAGAAAAAGGTAATATTATTTATTTCCCAAATATTTTTGCAGTTTATAGAGAAGGTGTTGGGATACAGTCATCTCTTTCCAAAACAAAACAGCTAGAAACTACAAATGAAATGTTATTCTTGTTAACAGAATATTTTTCCGAAAGGAATAATGTTTTAAATAATCTTGAAAATCAAATCTATAATAACAAAAAAAAACTGGAAGAATTGCTGAAAAGAGAAAACTATTTTTTCAATATCCTTTTTTCATTAAAAGAGAGTTTCATTTATTATAAACGCAAATTTTTCTAA
- the asnB gene encoding asparagine synthase (glutamine-hydrolyzing) — protein sequence MCGIAGIVRKNILEENFYKKTLKNMTDSIIHRGPDDEGQEYFQNCFLGFRRLAIVDLSKDGHQPMYSNTKNECIAFNGEIYGYRELKKNLSEYPFQSNTDTEVILSLYQKHGSELPKHLNGMFAVAIWDEKNQKLFCARDRFGEKPFYYAIGKNGEFIFASEIKAILASGLVDEELNSEALYHFLRHMYVDSQQSIYKNIKVLPPAHQLIYNDGEIKISQYWNFPNNELQISEEEAIAKFKNLVERSVEKQLVADVKVGAFLSGGLDSGTLVALSSQKNQNLITLGFQYEGDWDEMPDARSIAEKYKTAHKEVALQNSEISTTLVEVLKNMDEPIADTAILATYTICKEAAKNMTVVITGNAGDELFGGYGWYQKEKEILEKGSANSAFLPMYKIGSTISGKLGLEKSRQYFLDKIFRAKFPDIVAYQKGKVHNNFSKEETSLLLKIDSDYEHQYPFELDKNNLNTCMKMDLTNVISGDYLVKDDRIAMMHSIELRTPFLDKELVEFCSALPAKYKVNSSQTKMILRKAFGNLLTSNILNKKKQGFGAPIVDWLKISEMEKLTTEILKNPSSKIFTKLNFSEVQRQLNYNYKHWSLLVLGIWMEEHL from the coding sequence ATGTGCGGAATTGCAGGGATTGTTAGGAAAAATATTCTTGAAGAAAATTTTTATAAAAAGACTCTGAAAAATATGACCGATTCTATCATCCATCGGGGTCCGGATGATGAAGGTCAAGAGTATTTTCAAAACTGTTTTTTAGGTTTCAGAAGATTAGCTATTGTTGATCTTTCCAAAGATGGTCATCAACCAATGTATTCTAATACAAAGAATGAATGTATTGCCTTCAATGGTGAAATCTACGGCTACCGCGAACTGAAAAAAAATTTATCAGAATATCCTTTTCAAAGCAATACCGATACAGAAGTTATTCTGTCTTTATATCAAAAGCATGGTTCCGAGCTTCCTAAGCATCTCAATGGGATGTTTGCAGTTGCAATCTGGGATGAAAAAAATCAAAAGCTGTTTTGTGCAAGAGACCGTTTTGGAGAAAAGCCTTTTTATTATGCTATTGGAAAGAATGGAGAATTCATTTTTGCTTCTGAAATCAAAGCCATTCTTGCGTCGGGATTGGTTGATGAAGAGCTGAATAGTGAAGCCCTCTATCATTTTTTGAGGCATATGTATGTCGACAGCCAGCAAAGCATCTATAAAAATATCAAAGTTTTACCTCCTGCCCATCAGCTTATTTATAATGACGGAGAAATTAAGATTTCTCAATATTGGAATTTTCCAAATAATGAATTGCAAATCTCCGAAGAAGAGGCTATTGCTAAGTTTAAAAATTTAGTTGAACGTTCTGTTGAAAAACAGTTAGTTGCAGATGTAAAAGTTGGCGCTTTTCTCAGTGGAGGTTTAGATTCTGGAACTTTGGTTGCCCTTTCTTCACAGAAAAATCAAAACTTGATAACGTTAGGCTTTCAATATGAAGGTGATTGGGACGAAATGCCAGATGCAAGAAGTATTGCTGAGAAGTATAAAACGGCTCATAAAGAAGTTGCACTTCAAAATTCTGAAATCTCCACAACTTTGGTTGAAGTTCTTAAAAATATGGATGAACCAATTGCAGATACTGCAATTTTGGCTACCTATACTATCTGCAAAGAGGCGGCAAAAAATATGACTGTTGTAATTACAGGTAACGCCGGGGACGAATTATTTGGTGGTTACGGATGGTATCAAAAAGAAAAAGAAATTCTAGAAAAAGGTAGCGCAAATTCTGCTTTTTTACCAATGTATAAAATCGGTTCTACAATCAGCGGGAAGTTAGGTTTAGAAAAGTCCAGACAATATTTTCTGGATAAAATTTTCAGAGCCAAATTCCCTGATATCGTGGCTTATCAAAAAGGAAAGGTTCATAACAATTTTTCTAAGGAAGAAACCTCATTATTGCTCAAGATCGATTCAGATTATGAGCATCAGTATCCATTTGAACTAGATAAAAATAACCTGAACACCTGCATGAAAATGGATCTTACAAATGTCATCTCCGGAGATTATCTTGTAAAAGATGACCGTATTGCCATGATGCATTCCATCGAACTGCGAACGCCTTTTTTAGATAAAGAATTAGTTGAATTTTGCTCTGCACTTCCTGCAAAATATAAAGTTAATTCCAGTCAAACAAAAATGATATTAAGAAAAGCATTTGGTAACTTATTGACTTCAAATATTCTGAATAAAAAAAAGCAGGGATTCGGAGCTCCAATTGTAGATTGGCTAAAAATCTCTGAAATGGAAAAATTGACAACAGAAATTCTCAAAAATCCATCTTCAAAAATATTTACCAAATTAAATTTTAGTGAAGTTCAGAGGCAGTTGAACTACAATTACAAACATTGGTCGTTATTGGTTTTAGGAATCTGGATGGAGGAGCATTTATAA
- a CDS encoding acyltransferase: MGLFSKIIFKILKENSLEVVRKNKNSKIGNAFRIGNYSHFSIHPSASLLIGSRVNLRNYCNFVLGENATVILEENVFMNNYCSINAIERIEIGENTLFGEGVKLYDHNHEYNGKVVEHRKFKSSPIKIGKNCWLGSNVTVLKGVTIGDNCIIGAGCLIHKDIPANMIIKNIIELSTIAHEK, from the coding sequence ATGGGCTTATTTTCCAAAATTATTTTTAAAATACTGAAAGAGAATTCTCTCGAGGTCGTCCGAAAAAACAAAAATTCCAAAATTGGGAACGCATTCAGAATTGGGAATTATTCTCATTTTTCTATTCATCCGTCTGCTTCTTTGTTGATTGGCAGTCGGGTTAATCTTAGAAACTATTGCAATTTTGTATTGGGAGAAAACGCGACAGTTATTCTGGAAGAGAATGTTTTTATGAATAATTATTGTTCTATTAATGCTATAGAAAGAATAGAAATCGGGGAAAACACTTTGTTTGGCGAAGGCGTAAAACTCTACGATCACAACCACGAATATAATGGGAAAGTTGTTGAACATCGCAAATTCAAATCTTCTCCTATAAAAATCGGTAAGAACTGTTGGTTGGGGAGTAATGTCACAGTTCTGAAAGGTGTTACGATTGGTGATAACTGTATTATTGGTGCAGGTTGCCTTATTCATAAAGATATTCCGGCTAATATGATAATCAAAAATATAATCGAGTTATCTACTATTGCCCATGAAAAATAA
- a CDS encoding glycosyltransferase family 2 protein, with the protein MSPLVTIVIPVYKVEQFIERCLQSVVNQTYKSIECILVNDVTPDSSMEIAERFIQRNPDYDFIIFNQPTNQGLSMARNAGIDLAKGKYIYFLDSDDEITDYAIEHLVKLAEETNAEMVLGQSVCINEEENWKRNYFPIESKIDILEGNKEIVWNFVKGQYPVMACDKLVRMDFLMKHQLYFVKDLFSQDVLWSFQSMLKFEKIAFLRENTYLYYFHGASIIHNRGEKHFGNWITIASYMDKAYREEKDAYNKKLILEYLVDFKATTLQMNWKAQKNEKLWKRSYKAYNQMKSLSVTDYFSSNYSAKLKKQDLFYRLPLFVGYNFFRWRFDR; encoded by the coding sequence ATGAGTCCGCTTGTTACAATCGTAATTCCTGTCTATAAAGTTGAACAATTCATTGAAAGATGTTTGCAGTCGGTTGTTAATCAGACCTACAAAAGTATTGAATGCATCTTGGTGAATGATGTAACACCAGATTCGTCTATGGAAATTGCTGAGAGATTTATTCAGAGAAATCCGGATTATGATTTTATTATTTTCAATCAGCCAACCAACCAAGGTTTATCTATGGCTAGAAATGCGGGAATAGATCTGGCAAAAGGAAAGTATATTTATTTTCTGGATAGTGATGACGAGATCACAGATTATGCGATTGAACATCTTGTAAAGCTTGCAGAAGAAACCAATGCAGAAATGGTTTTGGGACAAAGTGTCTGTATCAATGAAGAAGAAAACTGGAAAAGAAATTATTTCCCAATCGAATCTAAAATAGATATTCTGGAGGGTAACAAAGAAATTGTCTGGAACTTTGTGAAAGGACAATATCCTGTAATGGCTTGTGATAAGCTTGTAAGAATGGATTTTTTAATGAAACATCAATTGTATTTTGTGAAAGATCTCTTTTCTCAGGATGTTCTTTGGAGTTTCCAGAGTATGCTGAAGTTTGAAAAAATTGCGTTCCTTAGAGAGAATACTTATCTATATTATTTCCACGGCGCTTCAATTATTCATAATAGGGGGGAGAAGCATTTTGGGAATTGGATTACGATTGCGTCTTATATGGACAAGGCTTATCGTGAAGAGAAAGATGCTTACAACAAGAAATTAATTTTGGAATATCTGGTTGATTTTAAAGCAACAACTTTACAAATGAATTGGAAAGCGCAGAAAAATGAAAAGCTATGGAAAAGAAGCTACAAAGCTTATAATCAAATGAAATCTTTGAGTGTTACAGATTATTTCTCTTCAAATTATTCTGCAAAACTAAAAAAGCAGGACTTATTTTATCGCCTGCCTTTGTTTGTCGGATATAACTTTTTCCGATGGAGATTTGACCGCTGA